The DNA window TGAAACCGGATGTCGAAGGGAATGCCGCGCAACTTGATCGTATCGAGAACGCGGTCAAACCGCCTTTTGTCGGAATCCTCCAAGGCAAGCAGCATGTCTTCCCCCGCTATCCCACGGCCGTCGAACGTCATTTCGAGCTTTCTCACATGGTTCAGGCCATACCCTTTGACATAGCCATCGTGCCCGCCCTCGAACGTCAGGCCATCGGGCGCGTGGTTTACACGGATCGGCACGTCCGACGGGCCGTCGACCAGCAAGCCTTGCTTGTGCGGGGCTTTGCCGAGCCGACTGCTGGAGTGACCATTCAGGACCAGCGTGGAATGCGAAGGCGTGGCCCGTCCGGCGCGTCGCCACGCAGCGCCGAAACTGGCACCGGCACCGCAATTGACAATCAACGGCCGGCGTCCGGCCGTCAATTCGAACGCCAGGGTCGAGGCATGCGCGCCGCCCGAGGCCTTGCCTTCCGGTGGTAAGGCCGCGTCCACAATAAGAGAACTGCGTCCGGCACTCAGCCGCGCGAACCCCATCGACAGGCCATTGGCGTGGCGGCCCTTGATATTGCTCGCCGCAAGCGCGGCATCCAGCCGCCCGTCGAGCCCGCGCCCCCCGCCATGAAAACGCGCCAGTCCGCCGTCCGCGTGGCGCAGCGTGCGCAGCGTGGGACTGATCCGCTCGATCGCGGACCAATGCGCCGGCATAGGGCTTTGCCCGGCCGCAGTCAGGGTTTCGGCCGCCCATGTCAGCAAGGTGAACACCTCAAGCAGTTCTTCGGGGTTGCGCGTGGGTAGGCCGCCCTGTTCATCCACCTGACGAGCGCATTCTCGAGCCAATGCCGCCGACGCGGGCCCGACATGGGCTGACAATCCTTCAAGCGAGAGGCCGGCATAGACAAGGCCGGTCAAGGCTTCGAACCGGGGCAGACCTGGCGCCGTGGCCCGCCACCTGCGCGAAAGGAATTGCGTCTGCTGTGCCAATGACCGCAGGAACTCGTCCGATTGCGTCTGGGTGCGGCCGGACAGCAGAAAAATCGCATGGTTGATCCAGCGAATGACACGTCGACCCGTCAGGTCCGGTGTCCAGCCGGGACCGCGTCCGCGTCCGTAAAGGTTGATCCAGCGCCACAGCCAGTCCTGCGCACACGCACGCGCTGTGGCATCGCCGGCAGCCGCTAGGTCATCCAGCCAGGTAAAGCCATGCACCTCTTGCGAGAAATCGGTGTCGGGGGGCGGGATGTCCCACGGCGTCTTGCCGGGATCGCGTACAAGATGCCCCGAAAAGAGATAATTGCCGGCGCATAGCTGCCGGCCGCGCGCAAAACTGCCGATGGTGCGGGGGTCGGGCTGGGAGACGAACGCTGTTACTCTGCCGCCGAATGTTGCTCGACGCGCAGCGAGTCGGTTCAGAAACCGCGTCACGCGCGGTAAATCTTGCTTGGGTGTCGACATCGAATCCCGGCCTCGGCACGCTCTTTGTGGCGTTGTCGATCCAGTATACTGCGCTGTGCGGCTCAAGTCACGGAGGAACGCACGCGCTGTTGTCAGTCCTGTCGCAAGACGGCGATGTAAAATCCGTCCATGCCGCCAAGATCGGGCCAGTAGTCGGGTCGCAGGCGCAGGCCACCCTCTTCGGATTTCCAGTCCGGGTCGATTCCCGGCAGATCTAGTGCAGACGCGTCGGTGCGCAGGCCACTGTGGCGGGCCAACGCCTCTTCCACCTGAACCTCGCCTTCGTCGGGTAGCAGTGAGCAGGTGCAAAAGACCAGTCGACCGCCCGAAGCCAGAAGGGTAAGCGCATGGTCGAGCATCCTTGTCTGCAAAGCGATCAGCGCACTGAATTCCGAACCATCCTTTGCATAGGGCAGATCGGGGTGGCGGCGGATCGTACCGGTCGCCGAACAGGGCGCATCGACCAGAATCGCGTCGAACGGACCACCTAGGTAGCTTAGCCCGTCGGTAATAACGATTTCAGCAGAAAGGTTCGTTCGGGCGAGGTTTTCGCTGACGCGTTCCATGCGCTTGTCTGAGATGTCGAGCGCTGTCACCATGGCCCCCGCAGCGGCGAGTTGCAGCGTCTTGCCGCCCGGTGCGGCGCAGAGGTCGAGTATGCGCTCGCCTGCCGTTGGCGCTAGGATGCGCGCCGGCAGTGCCGCGGCAGCGTCTTGGACCCACCACGCTCCTTCGGAAAATCCGGGTAGGGTTGAAATCTGGCCGGGATCCGACAAACGCAACGAGCCGTTGGGCAAGGCCGTGGCGCCAAGGCGGTCGGCCCATCGGCTTGGGTCCTCGTCCGGTTTCAGGGTTAAATCGACCGGAGCGCCATGAAAATGCGATCTTTCCATCGCGGAGACGGCGCCGTTGCCCCAAGCCGATAAGAGCGGATCGCGCAGCCAACCCGGCAGGCGGGGTATGCGCAGGTCTTTCCAAGGCTTGCCTGCGTCACCCGCCATCTGTCTAAGGATTGCGTTCACGAGGCCCCGGAGGCGTTTGTAGCGTGGATGCGTGCCGACCAGAGAGACCAGTTCATCTACAACGCCGTGGGCATCGCCGCCTGTGCAAAGCTCGACAGTGCCAAGACGCAGGATGTTCATAACATGAAGTTGCGGCGTCTTGCGAAGTTGACGGGACAGCAACCGGTCAGCGCGGTCCATACCGCGGAGCGTCTCGCTGGCAAGCCTGAGGGCGCGTGCGCGATCAGGTGCGGCAAGGCGCGATAACGGAGCGTTGAGTTCTGTCAACAGGCGGCCTTCGCCCAACACCTTGTCGAGCAAGGCCACGGCAGTGCTGCGGGGAGTTGGCGCGGGCATGTGACTTCCTTGGTCTTTAAACAGAACGCGCCTATATCAGGCACACGCAGACGAAGGAAGCCTGACGATGACGGATGACCGCAACGACCTGCCGCCCGAAGCAAAGCGCGCTTTGGAGGAGGCAGAAGAGCGACGCAAAGCTGCCGAGCAGATCGAAATGCCCAAGGAACTGGGAGGGCGTAACGGACCCGAACCTGTCCGTTATGGCGACTGGGAGAAGAAAGGTATAGCAATCGACTTTTAGCTACACCAGTTCTTCAGATTTACTGAAGCCGAAGATCGGCGTATTCGCCGTTACCCTGATCCGAAATAAACCGGACGGTAGATCCTTGTACACGCACAGCTTGGCAATTCGGCCCCAGGTTGCGCTGACCCCAATAGAGGTCGCGGCAGAAGAATCCTGATTTCCATTGCCATGCGCCGGTAACGGGGCGGCCGAACGCCTTACCCTCAATCTGGCCCGACGGCGTTACCGTCACGTTGATGCCAAATCGGGTGAGGTTCTTGTCGGCGACCACCGACAGGAACTCGGACTTGTCGTCGATCTGGTTGAAATCTTGCGCCATGGCAGATCCTCCAACCATAGCGGCGACAATCGCAAATACAGTCAGGCGCATTCTTGGCTCCCGTTATAAACAACATTGTCTACGGGCAGCTGCAGCGATTGGATCAGTTTTCTTTCAGTCCCAACACGTCGAGCATGTCGTATTCGCCGGGTTTGCGCCCTTGCCCCCACAACGCGGCCTTAAGTGCGCCGCGGGCGAAGACCGCGCGGTCAGAAGCGATGTGACGCAATACGATACGCTCCCCTGCCGTGGCGAACATTACGTCATGTTCACCCACAATATCGCCACCGCGAATAGCCGAGAACCCGATATGACCACGCGTGCGAGCGCCTGTTATGCCATCGCGGCCCCGATCCGCATTCTGCTCAAGTGACACACCGCGTCCGTCAGCGGCGGCCTGTCCGAGCATCAGGGCTGTGCCCGACGGGGCATCTACCTTCTGGTTGTGAT is part of the Roseovarius sp. THAF9 genome and encodes:
- a CDS encoding RsmB/NOP family class I SAM-dependent RNA methyltransferase → MPAPTPRSTAVALLDKVLGEGRLLTELNAPLSRLAAPDRARALRLASETLRGMDRADRLLSRQLRKTPQLHVMNILRLGTVELCTGGDAHGVVDELVSLVGTHPRYKRLRGLVNAILRQMAGDAGKPWKDLRIPRLPGWLRDPLLSAWGNGAVSAMERSHFHGAPVDLTLKPDEDPSRWADRLGATALPNGSLRLSDPGQISTLPGFSEGAWWVQDAAAALPARILAPTAGERILDLCAAPGGKTLQLAAAGAMVTALDISDKRMERVSENLARTNLSAEIVITDGLSYLGGPFDAILVDAPCSATGTIRRHPDLPYAKDGSEFSALIALQTRMLDHALTLLASGGRLVFCTCSLLPDEGEVQVEEALARHSGLRTDASALDLPGIDPDWKSEEGGLRLRPDYWPDLGGMDGFYIAVLRQD
- a CDS encoding heparinase II/III family protein, with amino-acid sequence MSTPKQDLPRVTRFLNRLAARRATFGGRVTAFVSQPDPRTIGSFARGRQLCAGNYLFSGHLVRDPGKTPWDIPPPDTDFSQEVHGFTWLDDLAAAGDATARACAQDWLWRWINLYGRGRGPGWTPDLTGRRVIRWINHAIFLLSGRTQTQSDEFLRSLAQQTQFLSRRWRATAPGLPRFEALTGLVYAGLSLEGLSAHVGPASAALARECARQVDEQGGLPTRNPEELLEVFTLLTWAAETLTAAGQSPMPAHWSAIERISPTLRTLRHADGGLARFHGGGRGLDGRLDAALAASNIKGRHANGLSMGFARLSAGRSSLIVDAALPPEGKASGGAHASTLAFELTAGRRPLIVNCGAGASFGAAWRRAGRATPSHSTLVLNGHSSSRLGKAPHKQGLLVDGPSDVPIRVNHAPDGLTFEGGHDGYVKGYGLNHVRKLEMTFDGRGIAGEDMLLALEDSDKRRFDRVLDTIKLRGIPFDIRFHLHPDVDVSVDMGGTAVSMALKSGEIWIFRGDGTTSLCVETSVYLETGRLKPRATKQIVLSGRAMEYATRTRWSLAKPQDSPIGVRDLAEDGQTPVALS
- a CDS encoding DUF1674 domain-containing protein — protein: MTDDRNDLPPEAKRALEEAEERRKAAEQIEMPKELGGRNGPEPVRYGDWEKKGIAIDF
- a CDS encoding dihydrodipicolinate reductase, which encodes MRLTVFAIVAAMVGGSAMAQDFNQIDDKSEFLSVVADKNLTRFGINVTVTPSGQIEGKAFGRPVTGAWQWKSGFFCRDLYWGQRNLGPNCQAVRVQGSTVRFISDQGNGEYADLRLQ